The genome window CGTGGACAGACTCTCGGTCATGACCACCAGCTCCTGCCGGATCTGGTACAGGTCGTCCAACCAGGCGCCCAAAGCCTGCCCGAACGCCGACGCCGCCATCCCGGACCAGCTCGCCGAAAGGTTGTCCGCCTCCTCGCTCATCGCGCTGTAGACCGAGTTCATCTGGTCCAGCGCCTGCTGGAAGTCCTCCTGGGCCAGCTGCATGCCCTGGACGTCGACCGAGGTCGTCACAACGACCCTCCGTTCCCCGGAACCTGTGTACGCCCGTCGCACACTAGGTGCGCTTCGCCGGCGGGAGCAGTACGCCGGCCCGGATATGGGCCGTCGAGTCATCGAAGGCTGCCCGAATCGGCACCCCGGTGGCTGATGGCTCAGGCCTGAGGGTCGTGCCAGACGATCCCCTCGGGCAGCAGCTGGTCGGCTTCCTTCGGTCCCCAGCCGCCGCGCTCGTAGGTGTGCGGCGAATCTCCATCGAGGATGGGCTGGACGATCTCCCACGCGGCTTCGACGGCCTCCTGCTGCGTGAACAGCCAGCGCTTGCCTTCCAGCGCCGCTCCGATCAGCCGGTCGTAGGGCCGCATGTCCGAGCCCGGTTGCTGGCTGAAGACGAGGTCCTCGCGCTGGGCCTGCCATCCGGCTCCGGGCTTCTTGCCGGCGAGCGTGAAGGCGACGGCGGCCTCGGGCCAGATGCGGAACCGCAGTGCGTTGGCCGTGGCCGAGGGGTGCAGTCCGAACAGGTCGTGCGGCGGCTTGCGGAAGTGGAAGGTGACGTCCGTGGCGGTTACCGGCAGGCACTTGCCCGCGCGGATCATGACCGGCACGTCCTCCCAGCGCCACGAGTCGACGGCCAGCCGTACGGCGATGTACGTCTCCGTGGTCGATCCGGGCGCGACGCCCGCCACGTCGTGGTAGCCCTCGTACTGTCCGCGGACGGCGTGGGACGGTGAGACGGGCTTGATCGCGGCCAGCAGGCGCGCCTTGTCCCGCGGCCACGTGCCGCCCGCACCGGGACTGTCCGGAGGCTCGGCCAGCACGCTGGCCAGGACCTGGAGCATGTGGTTCTGCAGGACGTCGCGGACGGCGCCGGTGTGATCGTAGAACGCGCCGCGGTCCGAGACGTCGAAGGACTCTGCCATGGTGATCTGGACGCTGTCGACGTGGGTGCGGTTGAGCAGGGGCTCCAGAACCGAGTTCGCGAAACGGGTGAACAGCACGTTCTCCAGCGGATCCAGGCCCAGCCAGTGGTCGACGCGGTAGATCGCGTCCTCCGGGAAGACCTGGTGCATCGTGGTGTTGAGGTCGATGGCGCTGTTCAGATCGTGGCCGAACGGCTTCTCCACCATCACCCGGGCACCGTCGGCGCGGCCTGCGGAGGCGATGCCGTGGGCGATGCGTCCGAACAGCACCGGCGGCACCTCGAGGTAGAACAGGGCACGGTCGCCCGGGCCCATCGCCTCGGACATCGCGGCGTACGTCGCGTTGTCGTCCAGGTCGCCGTCGACGTAGCGGAGCAGGCCGAGCATCTTCACGGCCGCGGGGCTGCCCGGGTCCATCCCGTTGAGCTTGAGCGAGGCCACGGCGTAGTCACGGAACTGCTGAAGGTCCCAGCCGCTCTTGGCCACTCCGACGATGGGCACGCTGAGCGCGCCGCGTTCCACCAGGCCGACCAGGGCCGGGAAAGTCTCGAGTTTCGCCAGGTCGCCGGTGGCACCGAAGATCACGAGGGCATCGACGTCGTCTGATCGCACCGAGCCAGAGTGTTCCATCATCAGCCTTCCTCTCAGGTTTCCCGAGGTCAGCTGTTCGAGCCTATGGCCGGTCGCCGTGCCACTGAACCCGGCTTACTCCAGCCGGGTGATTTCCGCCTCGGCCCCCGACGCTCCCGGCGTGGCTGCCCGTTCCCGAAGACGGTTCCCGCCTAAAAAGGGCTGGGCGAATTCGAGCAGGTCGGCGTAGTCGCCACAGCGGGGCGGTCCCGGTGCGGGAGCGCCCGAGGGGAGTCGGAGAGCGAACGATGAGCCAACTCGACCTGGCCCGGCTGCAGTTCGCCATGACGTCGATCTATCACTTCCTATTCGTGCCCGTCACCATCGGGCTGGGGTTCCTGACCGCGCTGCTGCAGACCGGCTGGCACCGCACCGGGCGTCCGGAACTGCTGCGCCTGACCAGGTTCTTCGGCACCGTGCTGGTCATCGGCGTCGCGGTCGGCGTGGTCACCGGGCTGGTCCAGGAGTTCCAGTTCGG of Catenulispora sp. MAP5-51 contains these proteins:
- the zwf gene encoding glucose-6-phosphate dehydrogenase, which produces MMEHSGSVRSDDVDALVIFGATGDLAKLETFPALVGLVERGALSVPIVGVAKSGWDLQQFRDYAVASLKLNGMDPGSPAAVKMLGLLRYVDGDLDDNATYAAMSEAMGPGDRALFYLEVPPVLFGRIAHGIASAGRADGARVMVEKPFGHDLNSAIDLNTTMHQVFPEDAIYRVDHWLGLDPLENVLFTRFANSVLEPLLNRTHVDSVQITMAESFDVSDRGAFYDHTGAVRDVLQNHMLQVLASVLAEPPDSPGAGGTWPRDKARLLAAIKPVSPSHAVRGQYEGYHDVAGVAPGSTTETYIAVRLAVDSWRWEDVPVMIRAGKCLPVTATDVTFHFRKPPHDLFGLHPSATANALRFRIWPEAAVAFTLAGKKPGAGWQAQREDLVFSQQPGSDMRPYDRLIGAALEGKRWLFTQQEAVEAAWEIVQPILDGDSPHTYERGGWGPKEADQLLPEGIVWHDPQA